One window of the Prionailurus bengalensis isolate Pbe53 chromosome E1, Fcat_Pben_1.1_paternal_pri, whole genome shotgun sequence genome contains the following:
- the LOC122484848 gene encoding asialoglycoprotein receptor 1-like isoform X1, giving the protein MSGLGKNWRKKRGFHVTTDDLETDWTAHRPAPFGPSLSPNPSLDLGPGPASPIMTNDYQDLQHLDNEDNGHQLRQAPPPPQRLFRRLCSGPCFLLLSLGLGLLLLVVVCVIGSQNSKLRDELQALRVTFSNFTASTEVEVKALSSQGGSVGRKVKSLESQLQKQQQQLSEDHSSLLLHVKQFVSDLRSLSCQIAVLHGNGSAASCCPVNWLEYEGSCYWFSRSGKSWPEADKYCRLENAHLVVVGSWEEQKFIQHHMGPVNTWMGLTDQSGPWKWVDGTDYEKGFKNWRPEQPDDWYGHGLGGGEDCAHFTDDGRWNDDVCQRPYRWVCETERDAAG; this is encoded by the exons ATGTCAGGCCTGGGAAAGaactggagaaagaagagaggtttTCACGTAACCACCGATGACTTAGAAACGGACTGGACCGCGCACCGTCCGGCTCCATTcggccccagcctcagccctaaCCCCAGCCTTGACCTAGGCCCAGGTCCAGCCAGCCCTATCATGACAAATGACTATCAAGACCTTCAGCATCTGGACAACGAGGACAATGGCCATCAGCTTAGACAAG CGCCACCTCCGCCCCAGCGGCTCTTCCGGAGACTCTGCTCCGGACCCTGcttcctcctgctctccctgGGCCTCGGCCTCCTGCTGCTGGTGGTTGTCTGTGTGATCGGATCCCAGA actccaagctgcgGGACGAGCTGCAGGCCCTGAGGGTCACGTTCAGCAACTTCACGGCGAGCACGGAGGTCGAGGTCAAGGCCCTGAGCAGCCAGG GGGGAAGCGTGGGCAGGAAGGTGAAGTCGCTGGAGTCCCAGCTgcagaaacagcagcagcagctcagCGAAG atCACTCCAGCTTGCTGCTGCACGTGAAGCAGTTCGTGTCGGACCTGCGGAGCCTGAGCTGTCAGATCGCCGTCCTGCACGGCAACG GCTCGGCGGCCTCCTGCTGCCCGGTCAACTGGCTGGAGTACGAGGGCAGCTGCTACTGGTTCTCCCGCTCCGGGAAGTCCTGGCCGGAGGCGGACAAGTACTGCCGGCTGGAGAACGCGCACCTGGTGGTGGTGGGCTCCTGGGAGGAGCAG AAGTTCATCCAGCACCACATGGGGCCTGTGAACACCTGGATGGGCCTCACCGACCAGAGTGGGCCCTGGAAGTGGGTGGACGGGACCGACTACGAGAAGGGCTTCAA GAACTGGAGGCCGGAGCAGCCGGACGACTGGTACGGGCACGGGCTGGGCGGGGGCGAGGACTGCGCCCACTTCACGGACGACGGCCGCTGGAACGACGACGTGTGTCAGAGGCCCTACCGCTGGGTGTGCGAGACAGAGCGGGACGCGGCCGGCTAG
- the LOC122484848 gene encoding asialoglycoprotein receptor 1-like isoform X2 produces the protein MTNDYQDLQHLDNEDNGHQLRQAPPPPQRLFRRLCSGPCFLLLSLGLGLLLLVVVCVIGSQNSKLRDELQALRVTFSNFTASTEVEVKALSSQGGSVGRKVKSLESQLQKQQQQLSEDHSSLLLHVKQFVSDLRSLSCQIAVLHGNGSAASCCPVNWLEYEGSCYWFSRSGKSWPEADKYCRLENAHLVVVGSWEEQKFIQHHMGPVNTWMGLTDQSGPWKWVDGTDYEKGFKNWRPEQPDDWYGHGLGGGEDCAHFTDDGRWNDDVCQRPYRWVCETERDAAG, from the exons ATGACAAATGACTATCAAGACCTTCAGCATCTGGACAACGAGGACAATGGCCATCAGCTTAGACAAG CGCCACCTCCGCCCCAGCGGCTCTTCCGGAGACTCTGCTCCGGACCCTGcttcctcctgctctccctgGGCCTCGGCCTCCTGCTGCTGGTGGTTGTCTGTGTGATCGGATCCCAGA actccaagctgcgGGACGAGCTGCAGGCCCTGAGGGTCACGTTCAGCAACTTCACGGCGAGCACGGAGGTCGAGGTCAAGGCCCTGAGCAGCCAGG GGGGAAGCGTGGGCAGGAAGGTGAAGTCGCTGGAGTCCCAGCTgcagaaacagcagcagcagctcagCGAAG atCACTCCAGCTTGCTGCTGCACGTGAAGCAGTTCGTGTCGGACCTGCGGAGCCTGAGCTGTCAGATCGCCGTCCTGCACGGCAACG GCTCGGCGGCCTCCTGCTGCCCGGTCAACTGGCTGGAGTACGAGGGCAGCTGCTACTGGTTCTCCCGCTCCGGGAAGTCCTGGCCGGAGGCGGACAAGTACTGCCGGCTGGAGAACGCGCACCTGGTGGTGGTGGGCTCCTGGGAGGAGCAG AAGTTCATCCAGCACCACATGGGGCCTGTGAACACCTGGATGGGCCTCACCGACCAGAGTGGGCCCTGGAAGTGGGTGGACGGGACCGACTACGAGAAGGGCTTCAA GAACTGGAGGCCGGAGCAGCCGGACGACTGGTACGGGCACGGGCTGGGCGGGGGCGAGGACTGCGCCCACTTCACGGACGACGGCCGCTGGAACGACGACGTGTGTCAGAGGCCCTACCGCTGGGTGTGCGAGACAGAGCGGGACGCGGCCGGCTAG